The following is a genomic window from Deinococcus humi.
GGCGTGGGCCGCAAAGTCACTGGCGTTACCAAGCGGGTCCAGAAACCCAACCTCCAGCCCCTGATGGTCACGCGTGCGGGCGTCAGCCTGCGCCTGCGGGTCTGCTCGAAGTG
Proteins encoded in this region:
- the rpmB gene encoding 50S ribosomal protein L28, encoding MAKVCEVCGKGPIVVNSVIRRGKARAAGGVGRKVTGVTKRVQKPNLQPLMVTRAGVSLRLRVCSKCRKSLT